In Electrophorus electricus isolate fEleEle1 chromosome 1, fEleEle1.pri, whole genome shotgun sequence, a single window of DNA contains:
- the LOC113575307 gene encoding somatostatin receptor type 2-like, with protein MEPSSPPNLSEPLMYESFMLSNDSDEVTKNDTNHSFTKTGTVVITFIYFVVCAVGLSGNTLVIYVILRYAKMKTVTNIYILNLAIADVLFMLSLPFIAIQLALVHWPFGAPLCRIVMTVDSLNQFTSIFCLMVMSIDRYLAVVHPIKSTKWRKPWVAKAINLAVWGISFLVNMPIVIYSGLMTMTGGCFCTIVWPEPQEAYYTAFMFYTFFLGFFLPLMVICLCYLLIIIKVKSSGIRVGSSKRKRSERKVTRMVSIVVAVFVFCWLPFYVFNVTSVTGTISSTPILRSTFAFVVVLGYANSCANPILYAFLSENFKKSFQNVLCLKKVGGLDEIERSDSRQDKSRMMNDPTETQSTLLNGDLQTSI; from the coding sequence ATGGAACCGTCCTCTCCCCCAAACCTGTCCGAGCCCCTTATGTATGAAAGCTTTATGCTGAGCAATGACTCAGATGAGGTGACAAAGAATGACACAAATCACAGCTTCACCAAGACTGGCACAGTGGTTATCACCTTCATCTACTTTGTGGTTTGCGCCGTGGGACTCAGCGGTAACACTCTGGTAATCTACGTCATCTTGCGCTATGCCAAGATGAAGACCGTCACCAACATCTACATCCTCAATCTGGCCATAGCTGATGTGCTCTTCATGCTGAGCCTGCCCTTCATTGCCATCCAGCTAGCACTGGTCCACTGGCCTTTTGGTGCACCACTGTGTCGCATAGTCATGACCGTAGACTCCCTCAATCAGTTCACCAGCATTTTCTGCCTGATGGTGATGAGCATTGATCGTTATTTGGCTGTGGTTCATCCCATCAAGTCCACCAAGTGGAGGAAGCCATGGGTAGCCAAGGCCATCAACTTGGCAGTGTGGGGGATCTCCTTTCTGGTCAACATGCCCATTGTCATCTACAGCGGATTGATGACCATGACAGGTGGCTGCTTCTGCACCATTGTCTGGCCCGAACCCCAGGAGGCCTACTACACTGCCTTCATGTTCTATACCTTCTTCTTGGGATTCTTCCTGCCGCTGATGGTCATTTGCCTGTGCTACCTGCTCATCATCATCAAGGTGAAGTCTTCAGGGATTCGGGTGGGCTCCTCCAAGAGGAAGCGCTCAGAGAGGAAGGTAACACGTATGGTGTCCATTGTGGTGGCCGTCTTCGTGTTCTGCTGGCTGCCGTTTTACGTCTTCAACGTGACTTCAGTGACGGGCACCATCAGCAGCACACCTATCCTGAGAAGCACCTTTGCCTTTGTGGTTGTGCTGGGATATGCCAACAGCTGTGCGAACCCCATCCTATATGCCTTCTTGTCAGAGAACTTTAAGAAGAGTTTCCAGAATGTTCTGTGTCTGAAAAAGGTAGGTGGTCTGGATGAGATTGAACGCAGTGACAGCAGGCAGGACAAGTCCCGAATGATGAATGATCCCACCGAGACTCAGAGCACACTGCTGAACGGGGACCTGCAGACTAGCATTTGA